A genomic window from Salvia miltiorrhiza cultivar Shanhuang (shh) chromosome 5, IMPLAD_Smil_shh, whole genome shotgun sequence includes:
- the LOC130987013 gene encoding uncharacterized protein LOC130987013 encodes MAKNRNKKKNGSIAMAVDSSTANNSLTDEPQAMDVSETINKRDSVGGVLRKVKNGRPMKRSKNVRKMKAVAKALSKSEKSVEKISKSESKILRTKFAKNLYQ; translated from the exons ATGGCGAAGAATagaaacaagaagaaaaatGGTTCGATTGCAATGGCCGTCGATTCGTCCACCGCCAACAATTCGCTAACGGACGAACCTCAAG CCATGGACGTATCTGagaccataaataaaagagattCCGTTGGCGGAGTCCTCAG GAAAGTGAAGAACGGGAGACCCATGAAGAGATCAAAGAATGTTAGGAAGATGAAGGCTGTAGCTAAAGCTCTATCGAAAAGTGAGAAGTCAGTGGAGAAAATCTCAAAAAGTGAGAGCAAGATATTGAGGACTAAATTTGCCAAAAATCTTTACCAATAG